DNA from Verrucomicrobiota bacterium:
ACGAAGAGTTGGTCGAGAGCGTTGGTCATGCGGAAGAACCTCCAAGCACCAACACGTAGGGAGTTGTCGGCGATGAGCTCATTTTATGCAGTGAGAGGCGCGGGAGCAGATTTCGCCGCGACGGCTTTGGTTTTCGCTTCCGCATCAGCTTTCGCTTTCGCCTCGGCTTTGGCTTTTTCGGCGGCCAGACGCGCGTCCACTTCGGCGGCTTCGGTCGGGTGTATCTTGCGGTAGTGCTCGTTGGACTTTGCGAGTTTGTGTTTATCGAACAACAGCCCACCGAAACGATCGGTGTTGCTCAACTCGAATTCCGTGTCCATCTTGATCGCTTCAAACGGACAGACCTCCACGCAAATCTGACAGCTCATGCAAACCGAAATGTCGATGTCGAACACCTTCGGTTGGAACTGCATCTTGCCGGTGTGGTCAGGCTTCTTCGCCGTGTCCTTGACGATGTAGATGCATTGCGGCGGACATTCCTTCTCGCAAATGAGGCAGGCCACGCAGCGCAGGCCAGCCATCGGGTCGTCGCCGTCAAAGACGAGGAAGGGAAAGTTGCGCGCGGCTTCCTTGGGCGGGATGCGCTCTTCCGGATATTGGACAGTCGTCAGGCGTTCGTCATCGACATAACTGCCGACGAAGTTCTTCGCCGTTTCGACCATGCCTTTGATGATGCCTTCGCCGAGCATTTGTTTCGCCTATTTCCGTTGGTTGAAGAAAACGTGAAAGGCATCGTGCGCGAAAGTGAGAAAGTGAGAAAGTGGGAAAGTGGGAGGCACGCGCACAAAGGGATAACCCACCTGCCCACTTTCACACTTTCTCACCTGCCCTTCGTTCATCGATCCACCTCCCCCAGCACAATGTCCACACTGCCGAGAATCACGACGACATCGGCCACCATGTTGCCGAGACACATGTCTTCAAGAATCGTCAGGTTGATCAAGCTTGGCGGGCGGACGCGGTAACGATACGGATTTGGTGAGCCATCACTGATCACATAAAAACCAAGCTCGCCCTTCGGCGCTTCAATCCGGCCGTAAGCCTCGCCAGCTTTTGGACGGAAGCCGCGTAGTTTAGCTTTCGGATCAATAATGGGGCCAGACGGAATGTCCTTCAACGCCTGCTGTAAAATCTTGGCCGACTCATGCATTTCCAAAACGCGGATCATGAAACGGTCGTAGGTATCGCCGTGGTCGCCGAGCGGCACGCGGAATTGAAATCGGTCGTAGATGCCGTATTTGTCCACCTTGCGAATGTCGTAGTTCACGCCGCTGGCGCGGAGCATCGGCCCGGTGACGCCGGCGTTGATGGCGAGTTCCTTCGGCAGCACACCGACGCCCTGGGTGCGGGCCATAAGGATTTCGTTTTCGCACAGCAGCTTTTCAAATTCGTCCAGGAAACGTGGGAAATTATCGGCCACTTGCTTCGCCTCCTCGATCCAGCCGGCGGGCAGATCGCAGCGGCAACCGCCGAAGCGCATGTAATTGCACATCATCCGCGAGCCGCTCAAAGACTCGAACAGGTCGAGAATCTTTTCGCGTTCGCGAAACGCATACATTACCGGCGTGCCGAGCGCGCCCATGTCCTGCAACAGAAAACCGATGAGGCAGGAGTGATTGAGCAGTCGCGTCAACTCCCCCGTAATGACGCGGATATATTCGGCGCGTTCGGGCACAGCCAGACCTGCGAGTTTCTCGATGCTGAGCGCGTAAGCCCAATTGTTCGTCATCGAGCAAAAGTAATCGAGCCGATCGGTGTACGGCATCGAGCCAAGATAAGTCGTGTTCTCGGCAATCTTCTCGTGGTTGCGATGCAGGTAACCGAAGACCGGCTTGAGTTTCACGACGCGCTCGCCGTCGAGAACGACGTCCATGCGAAACACCCCGTGGGTGGACGGGTGTTGCGGCCCCATGGCGACTTCGAGGAAGTCGCCTTCGGCACCGGCCTTCGGTAACAGTTCAAAGTTCTTTGGAGGCATCTCGGCAACTGCACTCATGCTTTCACCTCCTCCGCCTGATGCTGCTTCACCTTCTCCAACACTTCATCGTGTGGTGTCGGCTCGTATTCGTAATCGTCCGGCTCGACATAATCTTTGCGCATGGGAAAATCTTTGAACTCGTCCCACATCAGGATGCGGCGCAGGTCGGGATGGCCGTCAAACACAATGCCGTAGAGATCGAATATCTCACGCTCCTGAAATTCCGCACTGCGCCAGGCCGGAGTGAGCGACGGCAGATGATTCTTGTCCGTGCGGTTCTCCGTGCGAAAACGAAGGATGACCGGCCCATGCTTCTTCTCCATCGAGTAAAGATGATAGACCGCTTCAAGATAGCCGGGGCGCAGGGTCTTCTTCACTTCCTCGACTTCCTTTTCCACGCCATCCACGATTTTCTTGACTCTTATCTTCTCGGTCAATTCGGCTTCCGGCCAGTCAACACCCGTGGCGTTTGCGCAATAATCCAGTCGCAGCTCCGCATCGTCGCGCAGAAACTTCGCGACGGCCAGTGCGTGCGCATTGTCCAAGAGCAACGAGTGCTGGCCGGACGGTGAATCATTGCGAAT
Protein-coding regions in this window:
- a CDS encoding NADH-quinone oxidoreductase subunit C, producing the protein MEALEQIKSRVEAAVSGAKLEIIRNDSPSGQHSLLLDNAHALAVAKFLRDDAELRLDYCANATGVDWPEAELTEKIRVKKIVDGVEKEVEEVKKTLRPGYLEAVYHLYSMEKKHGPVILRFRTENRTDKNHLPSLTPAWRSAEFQEREIFDLYGIVFDGHPDLRRILMWDEFKDFPMRKDYVEPDDYEYEPTPHDEVLEKVKQHQAEEVKA
- a CDS encoding NADH-quinone oxidoreductase subunit D: MPPKNFELLPKAGAEGDFLEVAMGPQHPSTHGVFRMDVVLDGERVVKLKPVFGYLHRNHEKIAENTTYLGSMPYTDRLDYFCSMTNNWAYALSIEKLAGLAVPERAEYIRVITGELTRLLNHSCLIGFLLQDMGALGTPVMYAFREREKILDLFESLSGSRMMCNYMRFGGCRCDLPAGWIEEAKQVADNFPRFLDEFEKLLCENEILMARTQGVGVLPKELAINAGVTGPMLRASGVNYDIRKVDKYGIYDRFQFRVPLGDHGDTYDRFMIRVLEMHESAKILQQALKDIPSGPIIDPKAKLRGFRPKAGEAYGRIEAPKGELGFYVISDGSPNPYRYRVRPPSLINLTILEDMCLGNMVADVVVILGSVDIVLGEVDR
- a CDS encoding 4Fe-4S dicluster domain-containing protein, whose amino-acid sequence is MLGEGIIKGMVETAKNFVGSYVDDERLTTVQYPEERIPPKEAARNFPFLVFDGDDPMAGLRCVACLICEKECPPQCIYIVKDTAKKPDHTGKMQFQPKVFDIDISVCMSCQICVEVCPFEAIKMDTEFELSNTDRFGGLLFDKHKLAKSNEHYRKIHPTEAAEVDARLAAEKAKAEAKAKADAEAKTKAVAAKSAPAPLTA